A window of Nocardiopsis sp. Huas11 genomic DNA:
CGCTGACACTGGCGGGCGACTGGGAGATCCGTTGACCGGCGCCTACCTGGACGCGATGGCGAAGCTGGCGACCGGCGTCGCCGTGGTCACGGTCGCCGACGGCCGCGACGACATCGGCGCCACGGTGAGCGCGTTCTCCTCGGTGTCGGCGGATCCGCCCGTGGTCTCGATCGGCCTGGCCGCCGACGGCTACATGGCCGAGGTCATCGAGGAGGTCGGCGCGTTCGCCGTGAGCGTGCTGGGCGCCGGCCAGCGCGTGCTGGCCGGCCGGTTCTCCGCCGAGGGCCGCCCGAGCGCCCGGCTGCTGGTGACGGGGGTCCCCCACCACCGGGGCGAGCGCACACGCGCGCTGGTGCTGGACGAGGCCCTGTCCGCGCTGGAGTGCTCGGTGCGTCAGCGCGTGGAGGTGGGCGACCACGTCGTCTTCTTCGCCGACGTGGCGGGCCTTCCCGGGGTCAGGGGGACGGGCCCGTCACTCGTGCGCTGGTCGGGCCGCTACCACACGGTGGACTGACCGGCCGTTCGAGCGCCGACGGAGGGGGCGGGGCCGCCGGGATCAGGCCAGGCCCTCCTCCTCCAGCCACTCCTGGGCGACGTCGGCGGCGTTCTCGTTCTGCACGACCACACGCTCGTTCAGCGCGGTGAGCGCCTCGGTGGTCAGGGCGGCCGAGACGTCGTTGAGCGCGCCCCGGGCGGTCTCGTCGACCTGCTCGGAGTTGATCAGCGGCGTGATGTTCTGCGCCCCGAAGAGGTTCTCCGGGTCCTCCAGCACCACGAAGTCCTCCACCGCGATCTGCGGGTCGGTCGTGAACAGGTTCGCGGCCTGGATGTCACCGTCCAGCAGCGCCTGGGTCAACAGGGCGACCTCCAGCGAGCGGAACTCCTGGAACTCGATCCCGTAGACCTCCTCCAGACCCACCACGCCCTGGTGGCGGGTCTCGAACTCCGGCGGCCCGCCCAGCACCAGCTCGTCGGCGGCCCCGGCCAGGTCCGCGAGCGTGGCCAGGTCGTGCTCCTCGGCGACCTCGCTGGTGACCGTCACCGAGTCCTTGTTCTCGGCGCTGGAGGAGTCCAGGATCTCCAGGGAGTCCGGCAGCGCCTCCGCCACCAGCGCGTTGGTCTCCTCGCTGCTGCCCGTGGGCGCCTCCTCGTCGAGGTAGGCCAGCGTCGCCCCGTTGTACTCGGGGAAGACCGACAGGTTGCCCGACTCGATCTGTGAGTAGTAGACCTCGCGGCTGCCGATGTTGAGCTGGTAGTCGACCTCGACGCCCTGCGCCTCCATCGCGCGGCCGTAGATCTCGGCGAGCAGGGTGCTCTCGGGGAAGTCCGCGGAGCCGATGACGACGGTGCCGGCGTCACCACCGCCCTCCCCGCCTCCGCCGGACTCCTCCTCGTAGGGATCGCTTCCACCGCACGCGCTCAGCATCAGCGCCAGGGGAAGCCCGACGAGCGCGATCCTCTTGTGCATGTCCAAACCTCTCTCTCGGGACCGTCGCGGCCCTCGGGGGCCGGGATCGGCTCGGCTAGCGGGCCGACGCGGCCTCGGCACGCAGTCCGGGAGCGACCAGCACGCGGCGCAACCCGGCGAACAGGAGTGTGGTGGCCACGGCCAGCAGCACCACGAGGATCGAACCGCCCAGCATCATCGACAGGTCCTGGCGGGCCTGGCCGTCGACGATGTAGCGGCCCAGCCCGCCCACGCCCACGTAGGCGGCGATGGTGGCGGTCGCCACCACCTGCACGGCGGCGGTGCGCATGCCGATGAGGACCAGCGGCGTGGCCACGGGCAGTTCCAGCTTGAACAGGACCTCGCGGCCGCGCATCCCCATCCCCAGCGCCGCGTCCTTGAGCCGGGGCTCGACACCGCGCACGCCCTCGTGGGTGTTGACCAGGATCGGCGGGACAGCGAGCGCCACCAGCGCGCACAGGACCGGGACGAGCCCGATCCCGGCCAGCAGGACGATGAGGAAGAGCACGCCGATGGTCGGCAGCGCCCGGGCGAAGTTGGCCAGGCTCGTGGTGAGGAAGCCGCCCACGCCGGTGTGCCCGGTCAGCAGCCCCAGGGGCACGGCGATCGCGGTCGCCACCAGCAGCGCCAGCACGGAGTAGTACACGTGCTCGGCCAGGCGCGCGGGGATGCCCGTCGCGCCCGTCCACTGGGCGGGGTCGGTGAACCACTGCTGGACGCCGCACAGGACGCCGGTGTCGATCGCGCACAGGAGGTCCATGGCTACCTCTCCCCCGCGGTGGTGGTGAGGTCGGCGGCCACGGCCGCGTCCTCGGCGGGCACCGCCGCCGCGGCGCGGCGCCGGTTCGCGCGGATCCCCCGGCCGCCGCCCGACCCGCGGTCGCGGCGGGCCCATGGCGTGAGCAGGCGCTGGGCGAGCACGAGCACGGTGTCGGTCACCAGGGCCAGCAGTACCGTCAGGACGATGCCCACGACGATGGGCGCGTCGAACTGGCGGCGGAAGCCCTCACTGAGGATGAGCTGTCCCAGCCCGCCCAGGCCGATCAGCGACGCGACGCTGACCATGCTGATGGTGGCCACCGACGCCACCCGCAGCCCGGCGATGATCACCGGCACCGCCACGGGCATCTCCACGAACACCAGGCGGCGCAGCGGGCCGAAGCCCATCGCCACGGCCGCCTGGCGCACGTGCTCGGGCACCTGGCGCAGACCGTCGACCACGTTGGGCAGCAGGATCACCAGGGTGTACACGGTCAGCGGCACGACCGCCGTCCAGTCGCTGAAGCCGGTGTAGGGCAGCATCAGGAAGAACAGCGCGATGGAGGGCACCGCGTACAGGACGTTCACGCCGGTCAGGACCGGCGGGTACAGGCGCTTCCAGCGGGCGCACGCCAGGCCGAGCGGCAGGGCCACGAGCAGGCCCAGCACGATGGGCACGTAGGCCAGGCGCATGTGCTCGAGCAGGCGGGGCAGGATGCCGCGGCCGGGTTCGCCGGGGTAGCTCCAGTTGGCCACACCCCAGTCGACGACGCCGACGGCCCAGTCCCACGCCGCGTTCACTCGGACACCGACCAGATCGCCGCGCCCAGGTCCTCCTGCGACACGAAGCCCACCACGCACCCGTCCTCGTCCACGCCGACCGCGCGCCCCGCCGGGGAGAGCACGGCGGCGTCCAGGGCGGCGCGCAGGGAGTCGGTGGCGACGTTGAAGGTGTGGCCGTAGGGCGCCAGGTCCAGGCCGCCGAGCACGACCCCGTCCGGCGCCTCGGACAGCTGCCGGTCGCCCACCCATCCCAGGGGCGTGCGGTCGCGCGCCACGACCAGGGCCCAGGGCACACCGGACGCCTCCAGCGCCGTGCGGGCCCGCTCGACCCGGTCCTCCTCCTCGAAGACGCCGGAGTCGTCCAGCATCAGCTCGCGCGCGGGGAAGAAGGACAGCCGGCGCACGCCGCGGTCGTAGCCGATGAAGGACTCCACGAAGCCGTCCACGGGAGCGGCGAGCAGCCGTTCGGGGGCGTCGTACTGGGCCAGCACGCCGCCCGGCCGGAACACGGCGATGCGGTCGCCCAGGCGCACGGCCTCGTCGATGTCGTGCGTGACGAAGACGATGGTCTTGCGCAGCTCCTTCTGCAGGCGCAGGAGTTCGTCCTGCAGGCTGGCGCGCACGACCGGGTCGACCGCGCTGAATGGCTCGTCCATGAGCAGCACGGGCGGGTCGGCGGCCAGGGCGCGGGCCACGCCCACGCGCTGCTGCTGCCCACCGGAGAGCTGGTGGGGGTAGCGGCGGCCCTGGGAGGGTTCCAGGCCGACCAGATCCATGAGTTCGGCGGCGCGGGCCCGGGCCCTGCTCCGCCGCCAGCCGAGCAGGAGGGGCACGGTGGCGATGTTGTCCAGGACGGTGCGGTGCGGGAAGAGGCCGGCCTGCTGGATGACGTAGCCGATGGAGCGCCGCAGGACCGCCGGGTCCTGGCCGCGGATGTCCTCGCCATCGATGCGCACGGTGCCGCTGGTGGGCTCGACCATGCGGTTGATCATCCGCAGGGAGGTGGTCTTACCGCTGCCGGAGGGGCCCACGAAGACCGTGGTCCGCCCCGTCTCGACGGTCAGGTCCAGGCCGTCGACGGCGACCGTGCCGTCGGGGTAGTGCTTGGCCGCGCCCTCGAACGTGATCATCGGGGTCGTCTCCATTCGGGGCAGGGGTGCGGGAGGTCCGCCTCAGTGGGCGGTGCGCCCGCAGAGTCGCACGTTACCCACGCTTAGGGGGATCAAACGGTCGACACGCCGCTCGGCACGCGAAAGGCGGACAGGTGTTCGCACGCCCGCGGGCAGGGCCGGCTCAGCGCTGCTCGGCGATCCAGGAGGTGAGCTGGTGCAGGTCGTCCAGGACGGCGTCGGCGCGCCCGGCGTCGGGGTCGGCGGCGTGCCGGTAGCCGTACAGGCCCCGCCGCAGCAGGACCGTGCGCATTCCGGCGCGGCCGGCGGGCAGGACGTCGTTGTCGACGCGGTCCCCGACGTAGAGGACCTCCTCGGCGGTGAGTCCGGGCCGCGACCGCCTGGCCAGTTCGAGGGTCCGGTCGAAGAAGGCGGGGTGGGGTTTGGCCACGCCCCAGTCGTCGGAGATGCCGATACCGTCCACGCCCAGCCCCATCGCGGCCAGGACCGGGCCGGCCTCGGGCGGCTGGTTGCCGGCGATCACCAGGGAGAGCCCGGACTCGCGCATGGCCTTGAACGCGGGCCGCACGTCGGGATAGAGGTCGCGCTCACCGAAGTGCTCGCGCTCGCCGTCGGGGTCCTCGGCCCGCCAGCGCTCGCTCTCGACCGCCAGGTCGAATCCGGGCACGAGCAGGCGGAAGCCGTCGGTCAGGGTCCCGCCGGAGGCGATGACACCGCCGATGGTGCCGAAGAACGCCATGTGCGGGATGCCGAACCGGTCGGCCCAGCGCGCGAAGATCCGTGTCTCGTCGACCAGGGTCTCGCCGACGTCGAACACCACAGTACGAATTGCCACAGTCGCAGAGTCTAGGCCCTCTTCCTCCCCCTTCTCCGCGCGAGGTGGCGCCACGGCACGAACCCGGCGGCGCCGTGGGGTGGCGCCAGGGGTGCTCTTCGGCGGAAACCGACGAGCCGCGGAACACGCCCTAGCCGCGCTCGGGCGGGCGCAGGACGGCGAAGGCGTCGGTGACCTCCAACCCCCGTACACGGAAGCGGAACAGCGCGGCGGGACGACCGCCCGAGCGGCCCGAGGGCACCGAGCGGCCGGTCTCCTCGATCTGGCCGCGACGCAGCAGCACCCGGCGCAGGTTCGTGGCCGCCACGTCGTGCCCGAGCGCGGCGCGGTAGTAGCCCGACAGCTCCGACATCGTGAACTCCGGCGGCGCCAGCGCGAACCCGACGTTGGTGTAGCTCAGCTTGGAACGCAACCGCTGGCGACCCGAGCGCACGATGGAGGCGTGGTCGAAGGCCATCGGCGGCAGGTCGGCGGCCGCGTGCCAGCCGGTGTCGGCCGGCACGACCGGATCGATGTGGGCGGGCGCGAGCCCGAGGTAGGCGGTGGCCAGCGTGCGCCGCAGCGGATGCCGGTCGGGGTCGCTGCGCGTCTCCAACTGTTCCAGGTGAGACAGATCACGCACGTCGACCTTCTGGGCGAGCTGGCGGCGGATCGAGGCTCCCAGGCTCTCGTCCGGCCCGAGCCGCCCGCCGGGCAGCGCCCACTCCCCCTCGCACGGGGGCAGGGCCCTGCGCCACAGCAGAACGCACAGCTCACCGCCCCGGATCTGCAGCACCACCGCGAGCGCCTCGTGGGCGGACAGCGCCGCCGTGTCCCCGGCCGTGGTCCGGACCGGACCCGCCGCTTGTCCGTTTGCTTCCGGGATATCCACCCTGTCCCTTCCGTTCCCCGTCATGTTATTCTTCATCAGGTTTGTGCCTGACAGACGAAAACCTGCTCAGCTGCACAGACCAGCCACGGCACGGCGCCAGCGCGACGTGCCCACAGCCTCGAGGAAGTAGTAGGACATGGCACCGGTCACCGCTACTGCGGACACCATGACCAGGCAGGAATGGGCCACAGAGGTCCGTCGCCTGGCCGACGAGCGCGACGCTGTCATCCTCGCGCACAACTACATGCGCCCGGAAATCCAGAACGTGGCCCACCACACCGGCGACTCCCTCGCGCTGTCCCGCCTCGCCGCGACCGTCGACGCCGGCACCATTGTCTTCTGTGGCGTGCACTTCATGGCCGAGACCGCGAAGATCCTCGCTCCGGAGAAGACCATCCTGCTGCCCGACCCCGACGCAGGGTGCTCGCTGGCCGACACCATCACCGCCGAGGACGTGCGCGCCTGGAAGGCCGAGCACCCCGGCGCGGTCGTGGTCGCCTACGTCAACACCACCGCGGCGGTCAAGGCCGAGACCGACATCTGCTGCACCTCCTCCAACGCCGCCGACGTCATCCGCTCCATCCCCGAGGACCGCGAGATCCTCTTCCTGCCGGACCAGTTCCTGGGCGCCCACGTCAAGCGCGTCACCGGCCGGGACAACATCCACATCTGGATGGGCGAGTGCCACGTCCACGCCGGCATCGACGGGCACACCCTGCGCGAGCGCGTGGCCGCCGAGCCCGACGCGGAGGTCTACGTCCACCCCGAGTGCGGCTGCGCCACCTCCGCCCTCTACCTCGTGGGCAGCGGCGCCGTCCCCGAGGACCGCGTCAAGGTCCTCTCCACCGGCGGCATGCTCACCGCGGCGGAGAACACCACGGCCTCCAAGGTCCTCATCGCGACCGAGACCGGCATGCTGCACCAGCTGCGCAACGTCAACTCCACCACGACCTTCGAAGCGGTCAACTCGCGCGCCGAGTGCCACTACATGAAGATGATCAACGCCGACAACCTGCTCGGCGCGCTGCGCCACGGCACGACCGAGATCACGGTCGACGAGGCCACCGCCGAGCGCGCGCGCCGCTCGGTCGAGCGCATGATCGCGATCGGTTCGCCCTCCCGGGGCGGCGAGTAGGAACGCACGACCGGCCTGGTCAACCCGGTTCGCGGGGGCGAACCGGGGACCGTCCGCGCAGAGCTCGGGTTACAGATGGCTTACCTTCAAGCCACAGCTCGCCATTTCACCCACACGGCGGGTCTCCCCCCGCTACCTTCACGGAAGAAAGCGGGGGGAGAAACGTGACCAGAGTCAACGAAACCGGCGAACCGGCGAAAGCCGAAGCGCTCTACGACGCGTTCGCGCCCGCGCTGTACCGCTACGCCTGGTCGCTGCTGGGCGGCGGCACCGACCCCGGGCGCGCCATCGCCTCGGCGACCGCTCCCCACGCCGATCCCGCCCCCGGGGACGACGACGCGGACCCGGTGGCCGAGGCCGTCCACGACGCCCTCGTCGCGAGCGTGGTCCTGGACGGCGAACGCACCGACCCCGCCGACCTCGGACCCTGGCTCTACGCCCTGACCCGTTCGGCCTGCCAGCGGCGCGGCTTCGCGCACACCTGCCCCTACACCCGTCTGGCCACCGTGCCCGCCGAGGCACCGGTCGCCCGGATGTTCTCCCGCCTGCCCGCCAGCCACCGCGAACTCGTCGAGCTCAACCTGCGCCACGCCCTGCCCACCGGGGCCGTCGCCCGCGTGCTGGGCCTGGACGACCAGATCTGCGGCGAGCTGTCCCGCTCGGCGATCCGCCGCGCCGCCGAGGGCCTGGAGGGCATCGACCCGCACGAGCGGCCCCTCGCCCTGGGCGAGGAGGACCCCGCCACCACCGGGTGGCGCACCAAGGTCCACCAGGTCTCCTCCGCCCTGGCCCTGCTGCGCCCGCCCGGGCCGCCGCCGGCGCTGCGCGCCCTGGTCGTGCGCACCAGCACCGACCCCGCACTGGCCGAGGAACGCGAGCGGATCGCCGCGGCCATGCACCCGCTCACCAGCGACGGCTACCCGCTGCACCGGTCGCGCCTGCACAGACCGACCGAGGAGGAGCCCGCGGCGCCCGCGGAGACCGCGGCCGAACCCCCGCCGCGCGCCCTGCCCGGGGACCGCCTCACCACCCGCGACCACCCCGTGCGCACCGAACCCGTCACCCGGCTCGCCGGCCCCGGGCACGACGCCGAAGCGGAGGAGACGACCCGCCGCCGCTGGCCGCTCCCGGCCGTCTCCGGCGTGACCACGGTCGTCGTGGCGGTCGCCCTGTGGTCGTGGGCCAGCGCCGTGGGCGGACCCACCGCCGTGATCGGTACCGGTCCCGCCGACGCCCGGCAGAGCCCGTCGGCGGAGGTGGAGGCGGTCTCGACCGCCTCGGACGGCAGACCGGCCGCGGGCCCGACCGACCAGGTCACCCAGGCGCCCGGCACGGCCGCGGTCCAGGACACGGCGGAGCAGGAGCCCGACGCCGGCGCGACGGAACCGCCGGAGGACGCGCCCGACGCACCCGAGCGGGACCGCGAGGAGGGCGGGGCGAGGGAACCGGCCGAGCCCGAGGAACCGAGCGAGGGCCCGTCGGTGGAGCCGCCCGAGCCGGACGAGGACGACGGAGACGACGACGAGACGCCCGACGAGGGCCCGCGCGGCGGGCTGCTGTCCGGGCTGTGGGATCTCATCGCCGGCGGCTGAGGGTGGGAACGGGCCCGCTGGGCGGACCCGCCGTCAGAAGGAGGCGAGCAGGCGTTCGGCGGCCACGTGCAGCCGGCGCTCCACCTCGTCGATGTCACGGCGGCCCTTGAGGATCTCCACGAGCTCGAAGATCCACACGCTGGTCAGTGAGCTCACCAGCACGTACCCGGTGCTGTCGCGGTCGGCTCCGGCCACGGTGAGGGCCGTGCCGGGCGCCTCGTCGTCCTCCTGGCCGTCGGTCCCGGCGCCCTCCAGGGCACCGGTGGCCACCCGCCAGACGAGGTCGGAGATCCGTACGTCGAGCTCCATCTTGACCTCGGCCATGATGAGCGAGCGCACGAGCGCGTCGGCGAGTTCGGGCTCGCGCATCAAACCCCGGGTGGCGCGCAGGAAGACGTCGACGGCGCGGCCGGCCGGGGTGTCGGCGGTGGGCGGGCGCCGGACGATCCCGCCCTCCAACAGGTCCAGCTCCTCGGTGACCACGGCCACGACGAGGTCCATCTTGGAGGGGAAGTACCGGTAGAGGGTGCCCAGGGCGACCCCGGCACGCTCGGCGACCGAGCGCATCTGCATGGCCTCCACACCCCCGCGCACGGCGAGTGCCGCCGCCGTCTGGACGATGCGCTTGCGGCGCTGGGTCTGGGTTCGCGACATCGCCCCACTCGATGCGTGCCTCGATGCGTGCACCGCCACAGGTTCTCTCCCCTTCGTCGTCGCCCCGGGCTCCGCCAATCCGACCCGGACGATCCACCAGCTGTCGCGGCCGACTCCCGGAGGAACACCAGCCTGATGAGAACACGTTATCTAACGCATTCCCTCCCGCGCAGCGGTTGGAACCCA
This region includes:
- a CDS encoding flavin reductase family protein gives rise to the protein MAKLATGVAVVTVADGRDDIGATVSAFSSVSADPPVVSIGLAADGYMAEVIEEVGAFAVSVLGAGQRVLAGRFSAEGRPSARLLVTGVPHHRGERTRALVLDEALSALECSVRQRVEVGDHVVFFADVAGLPGVRGTGPSLVRWSGRYHTVD
- a CDS encoding ABC transporter substrate-binding protein — encoded protein: MHKRIALVGLPLALMLSACGGSDPYEEESGGGGEGGGDAGTVVIGSADFPESTLLAEIYGRAMEAQGVEVDYQLNIGSREVYYSQIESGNLSVFPEYNGATLAYLDEEAPTGSSEETNALVAEALPDSLEILDSSSAENKDSVTVTSEVAEEHDLATLADLAGAADELVLGGPPEFETRHQGVVGLEEVYGIEFQEFRSLEVALLTQALLDGDIQAANLFTTDPQIAVEDFVVLEDPENLFGAQNITPLINSEQVDETARGALNDVSAALTTEALTALNERVVVQNENAADVAQEWLEEEGLA
- a CDS encoding ABC transporter permease; the protein is MDLLCAIDTGVLCGVQQWFTDPAQWTGATGIPARLAEHVYYSVLALLVATAIAVPLGLLTGHTGVGGFLTTSLANFARALPTIGVLFLIVLLAGIGLVPVLCALVALAVPPILVNTHEGVRGVEPRLKDAALGMGMRGREVLFKLELPVATPLVLIGMRTAAVQVVATATIAAYVGVGGLGRYIVDGQARQDLSMMLGGSILVVLLAVATTLLFAGLRRVLVAPGLRAEAASAR
- a CDS encoding ABC transporter permease encodes the protein MNAAWDWAVGVVDWGVANWSYPGEPGRGILPRLLEHMRLAYVPIVLGLLVALPLGLACARWKRLYPPVLTGVNVLYAVPSIALFFLMLPYTGFSDWTAVVPLTVYTLVILLPNVVDGLRQVPEHVRQAAVAMGFGPLRRLVFVEMPVAVPVIIAGLRVASVATISMVSVASLIGLGGLGQLILSEGFRRQFDAPIVVGIVLTVLLALVTDTVLVLAQRLLTPWARRDRGSGGGRGIRANRRRAAAAVPAEDAAVAADLTTTAGER
- a CDS encoding ABC transporter ATP-binding protein; this translates as MITFEGAAKHYPDGTVAVDGLDLTVETGRTTVFVGPSGSGKTTSLRMINRMVEPTSGTVRIDGEDIRGQDPAVLRRSIGYVIQQAGLFPHRTVLDNIATVPLLLGWRRSRARARAAELMDLVGLEPSQGRRYPHQLSGGQQQRVGVARALAADPPVLLMDEPFSAVDPVVRASLQDELLRLQKELRKTIVFVTHDIDEAVRLGDRIAVFRPGGVLAQYDAPERLLAAPVDGFVESFIGYDRGVRRLSFFPARELMLDDSGVFEEEDRVERARTALEASGVPWALVVARDRTPLGWVGDRQLSEAPDGVVLGGLDLAPYGHTFNVATDSLRAALDAAVLSPAGRAVGVDEDGCVVGFVSQEDLGAAIWSVSE
- a CDS encoding HAD family hydrolase → MAIRTVVFDVGETLVDETRIFARWADRFGIPHMAFFGTIGGVIASGGTLTDGFRLLVPGFDLAVESERWRAEDPDGEREHFGERDLYPDVRPAFKAMRESGLSLVIAGNQPPEAGPVLAAMGLGVDGIGISDDWGVAKPHPAFFDRTLELARRSRPGLTAEEVLYVGDRVDNDVLPAGRAGMRTVLLRRGLYGYRHAADPDAGRADAVLDDLHQLTSWIAEQR
- a CDS encoding NUDIX hydrolase → MDIPEANGQAAGPVRTTAGDTAALSAHEALAVVLQIRGGELCVLLWRRALPPCEGEWALPGGRLGPDESLGASIRRQLAQKVDVRDLSHLEQLETRSDPDRHPLRRTLATAYLGLAPAHIDPVVPADTGWHAAADLPPMAFDHASIVRSGRQRLRSKLSYTNVGFALAPPEFTMSELSGYYRAALGHDVAATNLRRVLLRRGQIEETGRSVPSGRSGGRPAALFRFRVRGLEVTDAFAVLRPPERG
- the nadA gene encoding quinolinate synthase NadA, whose translation is MAPVTATADTMTRQEWATEVRRLADERDAVILAHNYMRPEIQNVAHHTGDSLALSRLAATVDAGTIVFCGVHFMAETAKILAPEKTILLPDPDAGCSLADTITAEDVRAWKAEHPGAVVVAYVNTTAAVKAETDICCTSSNAADVIRSIPEDREILFLPDQFLGAHVKRVTGRDNIHIWMGECHVHAGIDGHTLRERVAAEPDAEVYVHPECGCATSALYLVGSGAVPEDRVKVLSTGGMLTAAENTTASKVLIATETGMLHQLRNVNSTTTFEAVNSRAECHYMKMINADNLLGALRHGTTEITVDEATAERARRSVERMIAIGSPSRGGE
- a CDS encoding RNA polymerase sigma factor; the protein is MTRVNETGEPAKAEALYDAFAPALYRYAWSLLGGGTDPGRAIASATAPHADPAPGDDDADPVAEAVHDALVASVVLDGERTDPADLGPWLYALTRSACQRRGFAHTCPYTRLATVPAEAPVARMFSRLPASHRELVELNLRHALPTGAVARVLGLDDQICGELSRSAIRRAAEGLEGIDPHERPLALGEEDPATTGWRTKVHQVSSALALLRPPGPPPALRALVVRTSTDPALAEERERIAAAMHPLTSDGYPLHRSRLHRPTEEEPAAPAETAAEPPPRALPGDRLTTRDHPVRTEPVTRLAGPGHDAEAEETTRRRWPLPAVSGVTTVVVAVALWSWASAVGGPTAVIGTGPADARQSPSAEVEAVSTASDGRPAAGPTDQVTQAPGTAAVQDTAEQEPDAGATEPPEDAPDAPERDREEGGAREPAEPEEPSEGPSVEPPEPDEDDGDDDETPDEGPRGGLLSGLWDLIAGG
- a CDS encoding TetR family transcriptional regulator, which translates into the protein MSRTQTQRRKRIVQTAAALAVRGGVEAMQMRSVAERAGVALGTLYRYFPSKMDLVVAVVTEELDLLEGGIVRRPPTADTPAGRAVDVFLRATRGLMREPELADALVRSLIMAEVKMELDVRISDLVWRVATGALEGAGTDGQEDDEAPGTALTVAGADRDSTGYVLVSSLTSVWIFELVEILKGRRDIDEVERRLHVAAERLLASF